One part of the Humulus lupulus chromosome 9, drHumLupu1.1, whole genome shotgun sequence genome encodes these proteins:
- the LOC133800627 gene encoding probable leucine-rich repeat receptor-like serine/threonine-protein kinase At3g14840 isoform X1, which translates to MINMASLLFMIFLAVTPFKCNAQSRILPHDEVEAFKEIAKQLNKYDDGHFDDPCNLPTYSSNKEYYTNEVICNCSISANNECHIQSFSFSEQNLDGKLPSSLWKLPYLKEVDLRRNFLSGSIPPEWGSTKLERLAISVNNLSGPIPAELGNITTLKYLNMESNLFSETIPYELGKLVNLEYLSLNANNLTGQFPLSLTNLSKLWALGIHSNYFTGRIPEFGNWKQLQILDMQASGFSGPIPPSISTLANLQQLRITDLNGENSSDFPDLSKMTDLSKLTMRSCNLRGNIPQYILNLRMLIGLDLSFNKLEGPLPNFQILPLSYIYLTSNLLSGPIPAWMNISRAKNIDISYNNFSEISEPSTCQDHFNHFQSTSGHENSSMLSKCLAPCSKDYYSLHINCGGKETTIGGIKYEGDEVFGGPAYLFHNSANTWGFSNTGHFRNSQEVREYIVNNVSRLRMNNSELYTTARISPLSLTYFARCLRNGNYTVKLHFAEIVFRNDRSYASAGRRVFDVYVQGKRELSDFNIKEEAKGVDKEFIKVIKAVVVSHNTLEIRLQWTGKGTKIVPKLGNYGSLISAISIESGEGHFSKTKIIIGLVVAVSACATLLAIVAFGLHRRKAKRKRTATNNDLIWTSTNLKRGDDQPELHFFELDSILMATNKFSITNKLGQGGFGPVYKGQLHGKEVAVKRLSSSSSQGYEEFRNEIILISKLQHRNLVKLIGCCIENEEKLLIYEFMLNKSLDTFIFDDRRRVELDWAIRFNIIDGIARGLVYLHRDSSLRVIHRDLKASNILLDEKMTPKISDFGLARIFEGTLDLANTHRVVGTIGYMSPEYAFRGIFSEKSDVFSYGVLLLEIISGKKNTSFKDEDQYQGLIAYSWQLWSEGRGIELVDEALGESYNESEALKCIHIGLLCVQDFATDRPSMAQVASMLSNQIFDQPQPKQPVFTFQASSGSYDPSTQSGSRCSVNEATVSMVEPR; encoded by the exons ATGATCAATATGGCTTCATTACTATTTATGATCTTCTTGGCAGTGACACCATTCAAATGCAATGCCCAATCTCGTATTCTTCCCCACGATGAAG TGGAAGCTTTTAAAGAAATAGCTAAGCAACTGAACAAGTATGACGACGGGCACTTCGATGATCCTTGTAATCTACCAACATACTCTTCTAATAAAGAATATTACACAAATGAAGTCATCTGCAATTGCTCCATCTCTGCTAATAATGAATGCCATATCCAAAGCTT TTCTTTTTCAGAACAAAATCTGGATGGCAAGCTTCCATCATCACTATGGAAGCTACCTTACCTTAAGGAAGT AGATCTACGACGGAACTTCCTCAGTGGTTCGATACCGCCAGAATGGGGTTCAACAAAGTTGGAACGGCT GGCTATTAGTGTGAACAATTTATCAGGGCCGATCCCTGCCGAATTAGGAAACATAACCACTCTCAAATATTT GAACATGGAGAGCAACTTGTTTTCTGAAACTATTCCCTATGAGCTTGGGAAATTGGTAAACTTGGAATATCT GAGTTTAAATGCAAACAATCTCACTGGACAGTTCCCTCTGTCTCTCACCAATCTCTCCAAGTTATGGGCGCT TGGGATCCATAGTAACTACTTCACAGGAAGGATACCTGAGTTTGGCAATTGGAAACAACTTCAGATATT AGATATGCAAGCAAGTGGTTTCAGTGGGCCAATTCCTCCTAGTATTTCTACCTTGGCAAACTTACAACAGTT AAGAATAACTGACTTAAATGGGGAGAACTCGTCAGATTTTCCCGACTTGAGTAAAATGACAGACCTTTCTAAGTT GACAATGAGGAGCTGTAATTTAAGAGGAAATATCCCTCAATATATTCTTAATTTGAGAATGCTAATTGGCTT GGATCTTAGCTTTAATAAACTAGAAGGGCCACTTccaaattttcaaatattacctTTGAGTTATAT ATATTTAACAAGTAACTTACTCAGTGGGCCTATTCCAGCGTGGATGAACATATCCAGAGCCAA GAATATAGATATATCTTACAATAACTTTTCGGAAATATCTGAACCATCAACTTGTCAAGATCATTT cAATCACTTTCAGAGCACATCTGGTCATGAAAACAGCTC AATGCTCAGCAAGTGCTTGGCTCCATGTTCAAAAG ATTATTATTCATTGCATATAAATTGTGGTGGAAAAGAAACTACCATTGGAGGCATAAAGTATGAAGGGGATGAGGTATTTGGAGGTCCTGCATATTTATTCCATAACTCAGCCAACACTTGGGGATTTAGCAACACCGGTCATTTCAGAAATTCTCAAGAAGTGCGAGAATATATAGTAAATAATGTATCTAGATTAAGAATGAACAACTCTGAGCTCTACACAACTGCACGCATCTCGCCTCTTTCGCTAACTTATTTTGCTCGTTGCTTAAGAAATGGAAATTACACTGTGAAACTACATTTTGCAGAGATAGTATTTAGAAACGACAGATCTTATGCGAGTGCTGGAAGACGAGTATTTGATGTTTATGTTCAG GGAAAACGGGAGTTGTCAGATTTCAACATTAAAgaggaagctaaaggagttgATAAGGAGTTTATCAAAGTAATTAAGGCAGTTGTTGTGAGTCATAACACATTGGAGATCCGCCTCCAATGGACGGGGAAAGGGACAAAGATTGTTCCAAAGCTAGGAAATTATGGGTCTTTAATATCAGCTATCTCAATAGAATCTG GGGAAGGACATTTTAGTAAGACCAAAATCATTATCGGCCTTGTTGTAGCTGTTTCTGCTTGTGCAACATTATTAGCTATTGTAGCCTTCGGTTTGCATAGACGAAAAGCTAAGAGAAAAA GAACTGCAACAAATAATGATTTGATTTGGACAAGTACTAACTTGAAGAGAGGAGACGATCAACCTGAGCTTCATTTTTTTGAGTTGGATAGCATACTAATGGCCACAAACAAGTTTAGTATTACAAACAAACTTGGTCAAGGAGGATTTGGTCCTGTTTATAAG GGACAACTACATGGGAAAGAAGTTGCAGTGAAAAGACTGTCTAGCAGCTCGTCACAAGGCTACGAAGAATTTAGGAATGAAATAATATTGATCTCCAAACTGCAACATAGAAATCTTGTTAAGCTCATTGGTTGCTGCATTGAAAATGAAGAGAAGTTATTAATATACGAGTTCATGCTCAACAAGAGCTTAGATACTTTTATTTTCG ATGATAGAAGAAGGGTAGAGCTTGATTGGGCCATACGATTCAACATTATTGATGGCATTGCAAGAGGTCTTGTGTATCTCCATCGCGATTCCAGTTTAAGGGTGATCCATCGAGATTTGAAGGCCAGTAATATTCTATTGGATGAGAAGATGACTCCAAAAATTTCTGATTTTGGATTGGCAAGGATTTTTGAAGGCACTTTAGATCTAGCAAATACTCATAGGGTGGTAGGAACAAT CGGCTATATGTCTCCAGAGTACGCATTCAGAGGAATCTTTTCGGAAAAATCTGATGTGTTTAGCTATGGCGTGTTACTACTAGAGATAATAAGCGGGAAAAAGAATACTAGCTTCAAGGATGAGGATCAATACCAAGGCCTTATTGCATAT TCATGGCAGCTATGGAGTGAAGGCAGAGGAATAGAGTTGGTGGATGAAGCATTGGGCGAGTCATATAATGAATCAGAGGCATTGAAATGCATACACATTGGGCTTCTGTGCGTTCAAGACTTTGCCACAGATAGACCTTCCATGGCTCAAGTAGCTTCCATGTTAAGCAACCAAATATTTGATCAACCTCAACCCAAACAACCTGTTTTTACTTTTCAAGCCAGCAGTGGTAGTTATGATCCTTCCACACAAAGTGGTAGTAGATGCTCTGTCAATGAGGCCACTGTATCAATGGTTGAACCACGATAA
- the LOC133800627 gene encoding probable leucine-rich repeat receptor-like serine/threonine-protein kinase At3g14840 isoform X2 — MINMASLLFMIFLAVTPFKCNAQSRILPHDEVEAFKEIAKQLNKYDDGHFDDPCNLPTYSSNKEYYTNEVICNCSISANNECHIQSFSFSEQNLDGKLPSSLWKLPYLKEVDLRRNFLSGSIPPEWGSTKLERLAISVNNLSGPIPAELGNITTLKYLNMESNLFSETIPYELGKLVNLEYLSLNANNLTGQFPLSLTNLSKLWALGIHSNYFTGRIPEFGNWKQLQILDMQASGFSGPIPPSISTLANLQQLRITDLNGENSSDFPDLSKMTDLSKLTMRSCNLRGNIPQYILNLRMLIGLDLSFNKLEGPLPNFQILPLSYIYLTSNLLSGPIPAWMNISRAKNIDISYNNFSEISEPSTCQDHLMLSKCLAPCSKDYYSLHINCGGKETTIGGIKYEGDEVFGGPAYLFHNSANTWGFSNTGHFRNSQEVREYIVNNVSRLRMNNSELYTTARISPLSLTYFARCLRNGNYTVKLHFAEIVFRNDRSYASAGRRVFDVYVQGKRELSDFNIKEEAKGVDKEFIKVIKAVVVSHNTLEIRLQWTGKGTKIVPKLGNYGSLISAISIESGEGHFSKTKIIIGLVVAVSACATLLAIVAFGLHRRKAKRKRTATNNDLIWTSTNLKRGDDQPELHFFELDSILMATNKFSITNKLGQGGFGPVYKGQLHGKEVAVKRLSSSSSQGYEEFRNEIILISKLQHRNLVKLIGCCIENEEKLLIYEFMLNKSLDTFIFDDRRRVELDWAIRFNIIDGIARGLVYLHRDSSLRVIHRDLKASNILLDEKMTPKISDFGLARIFEGTLDLANTHRVVGTIGYMSPEYAFRGIFSEKSDVFSYGVLLLEIISGKKNTSFKDEDQYQGLIAYSWQLWSEGRGIELVDEALGESYNESEALKCIHIGLLCVQDFATDRPSMAQVASMLSNQIFDQPQPKQPVFTFQASSGSYDPSTQSGSRCSVNEATVSMVEPR, encoded by the exons ATGATCAATATGGCTTCATTACTATTTATGATCTTCTTGGCAGTGACACCATTCAAATGCAATGCCCAATCTCGTATTCTTCCCCACGATGAAG TGGAAGCTTTTAAAGAAATAGCTAAGCAACTGAACAAGTATGACGACGGGCACTTCGATGATCCTTGTAATCTACCAACATACTCTTCTAATAAAGAATATTACACAAATGAAGTCATCTGCAATTGCTCCATCTCTGCTAATAATGAATGCCATATCCAAAGCTT TTCTTTTTCAGAACAAAATCTGGATGGCAAGCTTCCATCATCACTATGGAAGCTACCTTACCTTAAGGAAGT AGATCTACGACGGAACTTCCTCAGTGGTTCGATACCGCCAGAATGGGGTTCAACAAAGTTGGAACGGCT GGCTATTAGTGTGAACAATTTATCAGGGCCGATCCCTGCCGAATTAGGAAACATAACCACTCTCAAATATTT GAACATGGAGAGCAACTTGTTTTCTGAAACTATTCCCTATGAGCTTGGGAAATTGGTAAACTTGGAATATCT GAGTTTAAATGCAAACAATCTCACTGGACAGTTCCCTCTGTCTCTCACCAATCTCTCCAAGTTATGGGCGCT TGGGATCCATAGTAACTACTTCACAGGAAGGATACCTGAGTTTGGCAATTGGAAACAACTTCAGATATT AGATATGCAAGCAAGTGGTTTCAGTGGGCCAATTCCTCCTAGTATTTCTACCTTGGCAAACTTACAACAGTT AAGAATAACTGACTTAAATGGGGAGAACTCGTCAGATTTTCCCGACTTGAGTAAAATGACAGACCTTTCTAAGTT GACAATGAGGAGCTGTAATTTAAGAGGAAATATCCCTCAATATATTCTTAATTTGAGAATGCTAATTGGCTT GGATCTTAGCTTTAATAAACTAGAAGGGCCACTTccaaattttcaaatattacctTTGAGTTATAT ATATTTAACAAGTAACTTACTCAGTGGGCCTATTCCAGCGTGGATGAACATATCCAGAGCCAA GAATATAGATATATCTTACAATAACTTTTCGGAAATATCTGAACCATCAACTTGTCAAGATCATTT AATGCTCAGCAAGTGCTTGGCTCCATGTTCAAAAG ATTATTATTCATTGCATATAAATTGTGGTGGAAAAGAAACTACCATTGGAGGCATAAAGTATGAAGGGGATGAGGTATTTGGAGGTCCTGCATATTTATTCCATAACTCAGCCAACACTTGGGGATTTAGCAACACCGGTCATTTCAGAAATTCTCAAGAAGTGCGAGAATATATAGTAAATAATGTATCTAGATTAAGAATGAACAACTCTGAGCTCTACACAACTGCACGCATCTCGCCTCTTTCGCTAACTTATTTTGCTCGTTGCTTAAGAAATGGAAATTACACTGTGAAACTACATTTTGCAGAGATAGTATTTAGAAACGACAGATCTTATGCGAGTGCTGGAAGACGAGTATTTGATGTTTATGTTCAG GGAAAACGGGAGTTGTCAGATTTCAACATTAAAgaggaagctaaaggagttgATAAGGAGTTTATCAAAGTAATTAAGGCAGTTGTTGTGAGTCATAACACATTGGAGATCCGCCTCCAATGGACGGGGAAAGGGACAAAGATTGTTCCAAAGCTAGGAAATTATGGGTCTTTAATATCAGCTATCTCAATAGAATCTG GGGAAGGACATTTTAGTAAGACCAAAATCATTATCGGCCTTGTTGTAGCTGTTTCTGCTTGTGCAACATTATTAGCTATTGTAGCCTTCGGTTTGCATAGACGAAAAGCTAAGAGAAAAA GAACTGCAACAAATAATGATTTGATTTGGACAAGTACTAACTTGAAGAGAGGAGACGATCAACCTGAGCTTCATTTTTTTGAGTTGGATAGCATACTAATGGCCACAAACAAGTTTAGTATTACAAACAAACTTGGTCAAGGAGGATTTGGTCCTGTTTATAAG GGACAACTACATGGGAAAGAAGTTGCAGTGAAAAGACTGTCTAGCAGCTCGTCACAAGGCTACGAAGAATTTAGGAATGAAATAATATTGATCTCCAAACTGCAACATAGAAATCTTGTTAAGCTCATTGGTTGCTGCATTGAAAATGAAGAGAAGTTATTAATATACGAGTTCATGCTCAACAAGAGCTTAGATACTTTTATTTTCG ATGATAGAAGAAGGGTAGAGCTTGATTGGGCCATACGATTCAACATTATTGATGGCATTGCAAGAGGTCTTGTGTATCTCCATCGCGATTCCAGTTTAAGGGTGATCCATCGAGATTTGAAGGCCAGTAATATTCTATTGGATGAGAAGATGACTCCAAAAATTTCTGATTTTGGATTGGCAAGGATTTTTGAAGGCACTTTAGATCTAGCAAATACTCATAGGGTGGTAGGAACAAT CGGCTATATGTCTCCAGAGTACGCATTCAGAGGAATCTTTTCGGAAAAATCTGATGTGTTTAGCTATGGCGTGTTACTACTAGAGATAATAAGCGGGAAAAAGAATACTAGCTTCAAGGATGAGGATCAATACCAAGGCCTTATTGCATAT TCATGGCAGCTATGGAGTGAAGGCAGAGGAATAGAGTTGGTGGATGAAGCATTGGGCGAGTCATATAATGAATCAGAGGCATTGAAATGCATACACATTGGGCTTCTGTGCGTTCAAGACTTTGCCACAGATAGACCTTCCATGGCTCAAGTAGCTTCCATGTTAAGCAACCAAATATTTGATCAACCTCAACCCAAACAACCTGTTTTTACTTTTCAAGCCAGCAGTGGTAGTTATGATCCTTCCACACAAAGTGGTAGTAGATGCTCTGTCAATGAGGCCACTGTATCAATGGTTGAACCACGATAA
- the LOC133799309 gene encoding uncharacterized protein LOC133799309, which yields MKILSWNVRGSGNKEKRRAIKETICKVNPDIIVLQEVKKGIIERRFIGSIWRSRFKAWIFQPAIGRSGGTLVAWDTRSVSVTDSLVGEFTVSIRIEAGGKTPWWFSGVYGPVVYGNRDSFWDELAGLSVICGTYWCLGGDFNVVRRGDEKLNSATITRSMKNFDALIREMNLVDPKLHNGRFTWTNFRQRPICCRLDRFLFSPTWTESYPFIRQEVLVRIVSDHCPIVLDSNPPSWGPSPFRFDNSWLEHKDFKALCQKWWNSFPLLGWPGYGFMEKLSSVKDKVKGWSKEVFRERSLIKQSLEKRMFEFDRLEEGGQWNEQLLLERRKIKKEWQQVVFEEERGVWFKSKCEWAKQGDSNSKLFHSILSARKARNFISRIELEDGAVLDKDGDIEKAIVDFFFQVVLFGR from the coding sequence GCAAAGTCAATCCAGATATAATTGTGCTTCAAGAGGTGAAAAAGGGTATTATAGAGAGGAGGTTCATAGGAAGTATTTGGAGATCCAGATTTAAAGCTTGGATCTTTCAGCCGGCAATTGGAAGATCAGGGGGGACTTTAGTGGCTTGGGATACTCGTAGTGTCTCTGTTACAGATTCTTTAGTAGGGGAGTTCACCGTCTCCATTCGCATTGAAGCTGGGGGTAAGACCCCTTGGTGGTTTTCCGGTGTTTATGGGCCAGTGGTTTATGGTAATCGGGATAGTTTTTGGGATGAGTTAGCAGGTTTGAGTGTCATTTGTGGTACATACTGGTGTTTGGGGGGAGATTTTAATGTGGTTAGGAGGGGAGATGAGAAACTCAATAGCGCTACCATTACGAGAAGTATGAAGAATTTTGATGCGCTAATTAGAGAGATGAATTTGGTGGATCCTAAGCTCCATAATGGTCGGTTCACTTGGACTAATTTCAGACAGAGGCCTATTTGTTGTAGGCTCGACAGATTTTTATTTTCGCCTACATGGACAGAGTCTTATCCTTTCATTCGCCAGGAAGTGTTGGTTCGTATTGTCTCTGACCATTGTCCTATTGTGTTGGACTCTAACCCTCCTTCGTGGGGACCCAGCCCGTTCAGATTTGATAATTCCTGGCTTGAGCATAAAGATTTCAAGGCTCTTTGTCAGAAGTGGTGGAATTCGTTTCCGTTGTTGGGGTGGCCGGGTTATGGTTTCATGGAAAAACTGTCCTCAGTTAAAGATAAAGTTAAGGGGTGGAGCAAGGAAGTTTTTAGGGAAAGATCTCTGATCAAACAGTCCTTGGAAAAAAGAATGTTTGAGTTTGATAGATTAGAGGAAGGTGGTCAGTGGAATGAACAACTTCTTTTGGAACGTAGGAAGATTAAGAAAGAATGGCAGCAAGTTGTCTTTGAAGAGGAGAGAGGAGTTTGGTTTAAGTCGAAATGTGAATGGGCTAAACAAGGAGATTCTAATTCTAAGCTTTTCCATAGTATCCTGAGCGCTCGTAAAGCTAGGAATTTCATCTCCAGAATTGAACTTGAGGATGGGGCAGTCCTTGACAAAGATGGGGACATTGAAAAGgcaattgtagatttttttttccaAGTTGTACTGTTCGGCCGGTAG
- the LOC133800627 gene encoding probable leucine-rich repeat receptor-like serine/threonine-protein kinase At3g14840 isoform X3, whose protein sequence is MINMASLLFMIFLAVTPFKCNAQSRILPHDEVEAFKEIAKQLNKYDDGHFDDPCNLPTYSSNKEYYTNEVICNCSISANNECHIQSFSFSEQNLDGKLPSSLWKLPYLKEVDLRRNFLSGSIPPEWGSTKLERLAISVNNLSGPIPAELGNITTLKYLNMESNLFSETIPYELGKLVNLEYLSLNANNLTGQFPLSLTNLSKLWALGIHSNYFTGRIPEFGNWKQLQILDMQASGFSGPIPPSISTLANLQQLRITDLNGENSSDFPDLSKMTDLSKLDLSFNKLEGPLPNFQILPLSYIYLTSNLLSGPIPAWMNISRAKNIDISYNNFSEISEPSTCQDHFNHFQSTSGHENSSMLSKCLAPCSKDYYSLHINCGGKETTIGGIKYEGDEVFGGPAYLFHNSANTWGFSNTGHFRNSQEVREYIVNNVSRLRMNNSELYTTARISPLSLTYFARCLRNGNYTVKLHFAEIVFRNDRSYASAGRRVFDVYVQGKRELSDFNIKEEAKGVDKEFIKVIKAVVVSHNTLEIRLQWTGKGTKIVPKLGNYGSLISAISIESGEGHFSKTKIIIGLVVAVSACATLLAIVAFGLHRRKAKRKRTATNNDLIWTSTNLKRGDDQPELHFFELDSILMATNKFSITNKLGQGGFGPVYKGQLHGKEVAVKRLSSSSSQGYEEFRNEIILISKLQHRNLVKLIGCCIENEEKLLIYEFMLNKSLDTFIFDDRRRVELDWAIRFNIIDGIARGLVYLHRDSSLRVIHRDLKASNILLDEKMTPKISDFGLARIFEGTLDLANTHRVVGTIGYMSPEYAFRGIFSEKSDVFSYGVLLLEIISGKKNTSFKDEDQYQGLIAYSWQLWSEGRGIELVDEALGESYNESEALKCIHIGLLCVQDFATDRPSMAQVASMLSNQIFDQPQPKQPVFTFQASSGSYDPSTQSGSRCSVNEATVSMVEPR, encoded by the exons ATGATCAATATGGCTTCATTACTATTTATGATCTTCTTGGCAGTGACACCATTCAAATGCAATGCCCAATCTCGTATTCTTCCCCACGATGAAG TGGAAGCTTTTAAAGAAATAGCTAAGCAACTGAACAAGTATGACGACGGGCACTTCGATGATCCTTGTAATCTACCAACATACTCTTCTAATAAAGAATATTACACAAATGAAGTCATCTGCAATTGCTCCATCTCTGCTAATAATGAATGCCATATCCAAAGCTT TTCTTTTTCAGAACAAAATCTGGATGGCAAGCTTCCATCATCACTATGGAAGCTACCTTACCTTAAGGAAGT AGATCTACGACGGAACTTCCTCAGTGGTTCGATACCGCCAGAATGGGGTTCAACAAAGTTGGAACGGCT GGCTATTAGTGTGAACAATTTATCAGGGCCGATCCCTGCCGAATTAGGAAACATAACCACTCTCAAATATTT GAACATGGAGAGCAACTTGTTTTCTGAAACTATTCCCTATGAGCTTGGGAAATTGGTAAACTTGGAATATCT GAGTTTAAATGCAAACAATCTCACTGGACAGTTCCCTCTGTCTCTCACCAATCTCTCCAAGTTATGGGCGCT TGGGATCCATAGTAACTACTTCACAGGAAGGATACCTGAGTTTGGCAATTGGAAACAACTTCAGATATT AGATATGCAAGCAAGTGGTTTCAGTGGGCCAATTCCTCCTAGTATTTCTACCTTGGCAAACTTACAACAGTT AAGAATAACTGACTTAAATGGGGAGAACTCGTCAGATTTTCCCGACTTGAGTAAAATGACAGACCTTTCTAAGTT GGATCTTAGCTTTAATAAACTAGAAGGGCCACTTccaaattttcaaatattacctTTGAGTTATAT ATATTTAACAAGTAACTTACTCAGTGGGCCTATTCCAGCGTGGATGAACATATCCAGAGCCAA GAATATAGATATATCTTACAATAACTTTTCGGAAATATCTGAACCATCAACTTGTCAAGATCATTT cAATCACTTTCAGAGCACATCTGGTCATGAAAACAGCTC AATGCTCAGCAAGTGCTTGGCTCCATGTTCAAAAG ATTATTATTCATTGCATATAAATTGTGGTGGAAAAGAAACTACCATTGGAGGCATAAAGTATGAAGGGGATGAGGTATTTGGAGGTCCTGCATATTTATTCCATAACTCAGCCAACACTTGGGGATTTAGCAACACCGGTCATTTCAGAAATTCTCAAGAAGTGCGAGAATATATAGTAAATAATGTATCTAGATTAAGAATGAACAACTCTGAGCTCTACACAACTGCACGCATCTCGCCTCTTTCGCTAACTTATTTTGCTCGTTGCTTAAGAAATGGAAATTACACTGTGAAACTACATTTTGCAGAGATAGTATTTAGAAACGACAGATCTTATGCGAGTGCTGGAAGACGAGTATTTGATGTTTATGTTCAG GGAAAACGGGAGTTGTCAGATTTCAACATTAAAgaggaagctaaaggagttgATAAGGAGTTTATCAAAGTAATTAAGGCAGTTGTTGTGAGTCATAACACATTGGAGATCCGCCTCCAATGGACGGGGAAAGGGACAAAGATTGTTCCAAAGCTAGGAAATTATGGGTCTTTAATATCAGCTATCTCAATAGAATCTG GGGAAGGACATTTTAGTAAGACCAAAATCATTATCGGCCTTGTTGTAGCTGTTTCTGCTTGTGCAACATTATTAGCTATTGTAGCCTTCGGTTTGCATAGACGAAAAGCTAAGAGAAAAA GAACTGCAACAAATAATGATTTGATTTGGACAAGTACTAACTTGAAGAGAGGAGACGATCAACCTGAGCTTCATTTTTTTGAGTTGGATAGCATACTAATGGCCACAAACAAGTTTAGTATTACAAACAAACTTGGTCAAGGAGGATTTGGTCCTGTTTATAAG GGACAACTACATGGGAAAGAAGTTGCAGTGAAAAGACTGTCTAGCAGCTCGTCACAAGGCTACGAAGAATTTAGGAATGAAATAATATTGATCTCCAAACTGCAACATAGAAATCTTGTTAAGCTCATTGGTTGCTGCATTGAAAATGAAGAGAAGTTATTAATATACGAGTTCATGCTCAACAAGAGCTTAGATACTTTTATTTTCG ATGATAGAAGAAGGGTAGAGCTTGATTGGGCCATACGATTCAACATTATTGATGGCATTGCAAGAGGTCTTGTGTATCTCCATCGCGATTCCAGTTTAAGGGTGATCCATCGAGATTTGAAGGCCAGTAATATTCTATTGGATGAGAAGATGACTCCAAAAATTTCTGATTTTGGATTGGCAAGGATTTTTGAAGGCACTTTAGATCTAGCAAATACTCATAGGGTGGTAGGAACAAT CGGCTATATGTCTCCAGAGTACGCATTCAGAGGAATCTTTTCGGAAAAATCTGATGTGTTTAGCTATGGCGTGTTACTACTAGAGATAATAAGCGGGAAAAAGAATACTAGCTTCAAGGATGAGGATCAATACCAAGGCCTTATTGCATAT TCATGGCAGCTATGGAGTGAAGGCAGAGGAATAGAGTTGGTGGATGAAGCATTGGGCGAGTCATATAATGAATCAGAGGCATTGAAATGCATACACATTGGGCTTCTGTGCGTTCAAGACTTTGCCACAGATAGACCTTCCATGGCTCAAGTAGCTTCCATGTTAAGCAACCAAATATTTGATCAACCTCAACCCAAACAACCTGTTTTTACTTTTCAAGCCAGCAGTGGTAGTTATGATCCTTCCACACAAAGTGGTAGTAGATGCTCTGTCAATGAGGCCACTGTATCAATGGTTGAACCACGATAA